The window GCGAGTCCAGCGATTGAAAGCTGATTTAAATCGAAATTCATCTGATTTTTGACCGCTCAAAACGGTTATTTCGTGCGGTTAAGGGGGATTTATGGATTATTTCTTAGCATCGCTTGGGGTTGGCTCTGTTCTTTATTTTATCTGTTGGGTCCTTTTTTTTATTGACCACACAAAACGGTTATTTTGTGCGCTTTCAAATTTGACTCAATAAAAGCCGGATTTTTATCCGGTTTTTTTGTGTCCGACAAACGTAGTGCGTCAGGCTTTTTATGTCATCGGTCATCAAAAATATTGCCTAGGAATTTAAAAAGCGTGAAAACCATATTTAAACAAAATCAATACAGCAATGATTTTTGCAGCGTTTCGGACTACGACACCAACTGTTAGCTTTTCGTGTTTCTTGTTAGCTTGTGTTTCTGCATACCCATTATTAGTTTTATTTCTTCTGAATTCTTTGGGGTTGTAGATGTAGTCTTTTTTCTTGGCCACTTTTGCCTCGGCGGTGTCGGTTGGGGAGTACACTACCTTTAATAGTGTACTCTGGTGTCATATTGACACTTTTTTATCAATCGAGGTCTATTTCCCCTCGTTTGTTGATTTTTGTTCTTGTTATCGCTTTTTTAAGTATCACATGGACCAATTCTGATTCCTGTATCGGTGCAAGCTCTTGATTAATAAGTATTTTATTTAATTCTCTGCATTTCAATTCAATTTCTCTCTGTTCGTCTTTTGTTAACCTGACGTTGGTTGGCATGTTGTTGCTCATTTATTGTTCATTCCTCTCTTAATTATACATGTGTGCATGTTGACATGTTTAAAGCACACGCGTATACATGTGTGCATAATATCTATATGTGTGCATGGGTGCATGTAATCATGATCGATAAAGAAATCATCTGTATTCCATTTAAGTCTGAATTTCTCATTCAGCCTGAATTGTTGTTTGCTGATGAAAAAATCGGTCGTGTTCACGTTGATATGCAGCAAGTTTCTTTAATCGCTGGTGTTCGCATGTCTGCTCATGACATCGAGTTTGCGATTGATGGCGATCACTCAATCACTGGTTTATCTCATCCTTACGAATCATTACCGAGTTCATTTTCAAGTCTAGCTGTAAAGATTCGTCAGGGTGGGCGCTTGGCTCCTCCGTTTGTTGAGATAAAAGCATCCCCAGCAAAATTGCTTCAAGGTCATAACGTTTGTGGCCCTACCTGTTTTAGAACCTGCTCGATGGAAATGATGGGTTCATTCATTGAAGGTATGCCTGATTTAGCGGATATGTTGAACCTTTCCGGCGCTTGGCTTTCTACGTTCGATGCTACGTTTTCAACTCGTATGAAAAACAACGTTATCGCTGAGCAAGTTCATAAAGCACTCCGCACAGTTGAATCTGGTCAGACTAAATACAGCCGTTCTGGTCGTGTTTATGAATCGACTAACTATTGGAATGAAAAAAGCACACATCGTTCATTGAAAGAATATTTGAAATGGTTGGAAGTTGAGAAAGAAATTGCTGAATTGTGCGCCAAAGTTAAAAAGAATCCACATGACAAGGTTTCACATAAACGTCTTGATGTTTTGCAGAATCCAAAATTAATTGATTGGACTACGGGTTTAATGCGATTTGAAGCAAGCATTAAGAGCCGTTATATGCGTGATTTAGTTTTGACTCACAATGACGTTGATTATCAATTCCCGTCATCATTATTAATTACCGAAATTGTTGATTTCCAAAAACGCTATGAGCGAGAAACTGGCCGAAACCTAATATACGACGTATGGAAGGCCTCATTTAAAGACATATTTAGCGCATTAGAGGGTCAAGATATGAATATTTATGATGATGAAGATGTTATGCAGAGGTTAAAGCATAAATATTTCACAATTACCCCAAAGGGTAATATCACTTATTCAAAGGCTCAGCGTGTTTTTGGTTTATATCGCCGTTTTGTTAATGAAGGTTATGACAATGTTCGTCATTCATTACCAAAGAAAACCTTTTATCGTCAATTAGATTTGTTGCTTGATATCGGAATGAGCAAAGCTCAGTTACAGAATTTAACAGGCGAGGGGGCAACTAACGTTGTTCCAATGATTCGATTTGTTGATGTTGATTTTAGTAATCAATATCCAGATTGGTATATCGAACCTGTCAGCCGATTTGTTGCTTGAGGTTGATATGACTATTGACGGATTAACAGAATTTGAATGGCATTCGGTTTTATTTCTTTGTGTATGCGTAGTTATTTTTTTTGGTGTTATTTCAGTGATTCTTTATTGCAATTTAAGGCAAGTTATTACTAAGCCATTAATGACAATGGATGAGTTTATTGTCTTGCGTTCTTCTTTAATGTCAAAACACAACAGCCAGCAGTCTGCCACTGTAATTAATTGGGATGTCAAAAAATGAAAGTTCAATTTTTAAATGCTACTCACCGTAAAGGTACCAGCAAAAGCTCGAACAAGCCGTATGACATGTGCAAGCTTAATTACTTGAAACCCATCGAGACTGTTCGCAACGATAAAATGGAATATTACGGTTTTGGTATGGTTACTCAAGAAATTGACTTAGACCCGCGTTGTATTCATATGTTTGAAACTGCAGTGGCGGGTGATGAAGTCGATTTGGTTTTAGAGCCTAATCCAAGATTTCCACAATATAATTGGGTTACTGGAATTAAGTGATATTTAACATTAATTCTTAATCATTCATCCCGATATGATTGTTTAAGAATGGACATATCCCACCTTAATATGCCGCCTATCGCGCAGCGTAGGTGGCATGTAAGCGCGTGGAGATGTTTATGGAATTAACACAAGCCGACTATCAGCATTTAATTGATTTTGCATTTGCAATTTATATAACTGTCTGTGGTTGTCTTGGGTTTGTCGCGGGGTCTATCAGATGATATCTGATTATATTCTGCAATATATGCCCTATGTCTGCGGTTATGGCTTGGGCGCTTTTGGGATTGGCTGGCTTATAGCTAAATTGCAAAAGTTTGTTATTCAACTATCGGAGAAAATCTAAATGGAAAAAATGAAATCGTTGGTTTCTCGTGCGACTGATTTATCAACTCGCACTAAGTCTGCACTGTTAACTGGTTCTGTGTTGCTTGCTACCGGTGTTTCAACTTGTTTTGCTGATTTGCCTGATGGTGCTCAAGAAGCATTCACTTCTTATAAAACCGATGCGGGAACGCTGAACGGTTATGCATGGGGTGTCATTCTTCCGGTCGCTGGTTACTTTGTTGTAATTCGTCTGGCTAAGCGTTTCTCAGGTAAAATCTAATGTCATATACCCCCTTAATGTTCATTTAATTAAGGGGCGTTTTAGGGGGTATTATGTTTCGTTTGTTTTTCCCTTTTATTTTTTTGTCTTTGATGTTTTCTGCAACAGCATCTGCCAGTCTTGCTAGTGTTCCAGCTCGTGAAACTTGGTCATTAGCTACTGATGACGTTATATCTATTAATCAAGCTGCTCGTACTGCGACTGGTCGTGTTTATTTGGCTGCTTCGGATGGTGTTCTTTTTCGTGCCACTGCAACTACTACTGCTGATGCGTTACTTGGTGTTGCTGAAACTTCATTGACGGGGGGTAAAGGTAATCCGTGGTTAACTGCTGCGCTTGCTGCTGCTGGTCTTTCTTATGAGGCGTATAAGTGGTATAAAACTACAAAGAGCGAAGAAAAAATCCCGTTTGGAACGTGTTATTCCGATGTTTTCACGCCTAATACGACATATGATCAGTGTGTTGCTTTAATTGAAAAATTATATTCGTCACGTAAAGCTGTGATTAATGGTAAAACATATTATTTTGTTTTTACTGATGTTGTACCAATCGATTCGCTTCCTAGTGATGGTGTAACACTATCTTATATTAGATTGGTTGCTCATTATAAATATCCAGCTCTTCAGACTGGCGCGGCTGATGTTTCGTTTATACCAGCGTCTAATTCTTTTAGTTGGACTATCACTAAATATGATAATTTTACAGTTTCGGATAAGAAAGAATTGACAGATCAGCAAGTAGGTGATGTTTTGCTTGGTCTATTAACTGGCTCAGAATCATCTCGTCAAGCTTTTGGTGAAAATAGTCAGCCTTATCCTCTTGCTGGTTTATTTCCTGATACCGGTTTAAATGTTGACCCCACTTATTCACCATCTGCTGATGTTAATCCTAATACATTGCCTGATTACATTACAAAATATAACAATGGTCTTTTGCAAACTACTGACCCGAGCAAACCAAATTATGTTACGCCTGCGCAATATGAATATATTAAATCTCAAGCTGAATCACAGGCTGCAGCAAAAGCCACTGGCGCCTCCGGCGCTACTTCAACAAATCCATTGCAAGGTATGGAGCAGCCAATTACTCAAGACCAATATGATGCATCAAATAAAAAGGTTGATGATGCTGCTAAATCCGCTGTTAATTCTCAGTCATTTGATGGTTTTGGTGATAACAAAACATTAGATGATGGCAATCAGAAATTAAAAGAGATTTCTGAGGGTGGTATCCAGCCGCTTTCTCCTTTTAATTTACCAAGTCTTCCTCAAGCATCCACTTGTCAGTCGGTTACATGGGAATTTATGGGGCAATCTGTAGAAATACCAGGTGCGGACGGTTGTAAACGGCTTGCAGATTTGAAACGCATATTTGGTTATTTGCTTTATGTTTTAACTGCTATAGCCATTATTTGGAAAGCCACTGAAAAACCATTGGAGTAATTTATGGGTGCGGGTCTGGGTGCGGCCCTCGCGGGCTTATTAATTAAACTTGGCGGCAAGTCATTAGACAAAATACTAGACCTTTTTAGTATTTCTGCTTGGCGTAAAATTGCAGCATGGACAACGTTAATCGGTCTGCTTCTGGCTTTATACACTGCCGTAACTGTTATTCTTGCTGGTATTTATTATGCCATGCCAGATGCTATTCAGATTGGCGCATCTTGGATTTTGCCAGATAACTTTACTACTTGTGTCACTGCTTATTATGCAGCAACTACAGCAATTGCTTTGTATCGTTGGAAACGTGAAGGCATTAAAGCGTCTATGTATATAACTTGAGGGATTATATATGCCATGCTTTGCATTTACCGGAAAAACTGGTCAGGGAAAGGGTCTTTGTTCTGCTGCATTTATTGGTGAGTATTTGCAACGAGGTAAACTTGTTGCAACTAACATGGATATATTTCCTGAGAACTTTAAAGACAAATATAACAAAGATATCCGAATTATCCGGCTTCCGGATATTCCAACCGCTGATGATTTGAGAGCGTTGGGGCTGGGTAATCCATATCCTGAGGATGAAGATGAAAATGCGCTTATTATGCTTGATGAGGTCGGTGTTATTTTGAACTCCCGCAAGTGGAATCAAAAAGGCCGTGAGGAGTTGGTTAGTTACATTCGTCATCGCCGTAAATATGGTTTCGATATGGGATTCCAAATTCAGGGTATGGGCTCTTTAGATACTCAAGTTCGTGAGGATATTATTGATTATGAAGTCCGGTGTATCAAAATTCAGTCCTTACGAATTCCAATAGTTTCCTTTTTTATCAAAATGGCAACAGGCAAGGCATTCAATAAATTGCCTAAGTCTATGCGTTGGCATACGGCCAAATTCCGTAATACCGAAACTGACATGATTGATGAGGTTCATCGCTATACAGGCAAGGCGGTTCATCACTTGTACGATACCAAGCAGGTCATATCTGATGAGTATCCGCATGGCTCGTATTCACTACTTACACCTTGGCATTTAGTTGGAAGATATCAGCCTAAGCCTAATTATTTAAAAATTGTCACTAATGCTTTTTCTTACATGATTTTGGGCTTTTGTGCTCAATTTGATAAGTCATGCTCGGATTATTTGGAATCTAAGACTCGCGTGCATTTGCAGCCAGTTATTTAGTCTTTATGCCGATAATAGCGTTTATCGGCACTTGTATTTCTACGTGCTTTTGATTACGCATAATGTACCGGGATTATGTTTTGAAGTGGCGGGGGATAATCGCAAACCCCCGCCAATGCTCGCTTGCGAGCCTATTTAACATCAATCCGCATTGTGCGTAATGACCATTAATATGTTAAATGGAGTGGGGGATTTATGAAGTCATATTTAATCATTCTCGATCATCCATTTTTTGATGCTCGTAAGCGTTTAGACCGTATGCCTGATAGACATTGGGCTATGAAATCAGCTTCTTTGAAGTATATGTTATGGCGAGTCCAGCGATTGAAAGCTGATTTAAATCGAAATTCATCTGATTTTTGACCGCTCAAAACGGTTATTTCGTGCGGTTAAGGGGGATTTATGGATTATTTCTTAGCATCGCTTGGGGTTGGCTCTGTTCTTTATTTTATCTGTTGGGTCCTTTTTTTTATTGACCACACAAAACGGTTATTTTGTGCGCTTTCAAATTTGACTCAATAAAAGCCGGATTTTTATCCGGTTTTTTTGTGTCCGACAAACGTAGTGCGTCAGGCTTTTTATGTCATCGGTCATCAAAAATATTGCCTAGGAATTTAAAAAGCGTGAAAACCATATTTAAACAAAATCAATACAGCAATGATTTTTGCAGCGTTTCGGACTACGACACCAACTGTTAGCTTTTCGTGTTTCTTGTTAGCTTGTGTTTCTGCATACCCATTATTAGTTTTATTTCTTCTGAATTCTTTGGGGTTGTAGATGTAGTCTTTTTTCTTGGCCACTTTTGCCTCGGCGGTGTCGGTTGGGGAGTACACTACCTTTAATAGTGTACTCTGGTGTCATATTGACACTTTTTTATCAATCGAGGTCTATTTCCCCTCGTTTGTTGATTTTTGTTCTTGTTATCGCTTTTTTAAGTATCACATGGACCAATTCTGATTCCTGTATCGGTGCAAGCTCTTGATTAATAAGTATTTTATTTAATTCTCTGCATTTCAATTCAATTTCTCTCTGTTCGTCTTTTGTTAACCTGACGTTGGTTGGCATGTTGTTGCTCATTTATTGTTCATTCCTCTCTTAATTATACATGTGTGCATGTTGACATGTTTAAAGCACACGCGTATACATGTGTGCATAATATCTATATGTGTGCATGGGTGCATGTAATCATGATCGATAAAGAAATCATCTGTATTCCATTTAAGTCTGAATTTCTCATTCAGCCTGAATTGTTGTTTGCTGATGAAAAAATCGGTCGTGTTCACGTTGATATGCAGCAAGTTTCTTTAATCGCTGGTGTTCGCATGTCTGCTCATGACATCGAGTTTGCGATTGATGGCGATCACTCAATCACTGGTTTATCTCATCCTTACGAATCATTACCGAGTTCATTTTCAAGTCTAGCTGTAAAGATTCGTCAGGGTGGGCGCTTGGCTCCTCCGTTTGTTGAGATAAAAGCATCCCCAGCAAAATTGCTTCAAGGTCATAACGTTTGTGGCCCTACCTGTTTTAGAACCTGCTCGATGGAAATGATGGGTTCATTCATTGAAGGTATGCCTGATTTAGCGGATATGTTGAACCTTTCCGGCGCTTGGCTTTCTACGTTCGATGCTACGTTTTCAACTCGTATGAAAAACAACGTTATCGCTGAGCAAGTTCATAAAGCACTCCGCACAGTTGAATCTGGTCAGACTAAATACAGCCGTTCTGGTCGTGTTTATGAATCGACTAACTATTGGAATGAAAAAAGCACACATCGTTCATTGAAAGAATATTTGAAATGGTTGGAAGTTGAGAAAGAAATTGCTGAATTGTGCGCCAAAG of the uncultured Tolumonas sp. genome contains:
- a CDS encoding phage/plasmid replication protein, II/X family — encoded protein: MIDKEIICIPFKSEFLIQPELLFADEKIGRVHVDMQQVSLIAGVRMSAHDIEFAIDGDHSITGLSHPYESLPSSFSSLAVKIRQGGRLAPPFVEIKASPAKLLQGHNVCGPTCFRTCSMEMMGSFIEGMPDLADMLNLSGAWLSTFDATFSTRMKNNVIAEQVHKALRTVESGQTKYSRSGRVYESTNYWNEKSTHRSLKEYLKWLEVEKEIAELCAKVKKNPHDKVSHKRLDVLQNPKLIDWTTGLMRFEASIKSRYMRDLVLTHNDVDYQFPSSLLITEIVDFQKRYERETGRNLIYDVWKASFKDIFSALEGQDMNIYDDEDVMQRLKHKYFTITPKGNITYSKAQRVFGLYRRFVNEGYDNVRHSLPKKTFYRQLDLLLDIGMSKAQLQNLTGEGATNVVPMIRFVDVDFSNQYPDWYIEPVSRFVA
- a CDS encoding major coat protein, whose protein sequence is MEKMKSLVSRATDLSTRTKSALLTGSVLLATGVSTCFADLPDGAQEAFTSYKTDAGTLNGYAWGVILPVAGYFVVIRLAKRFSGKI
- a CDS encoding DUF5455 family protein, which produces MGAGLGAALAGLLIKLGGKSLDKILDLFSISAWRKIAAWTTLIGLLLALYTAVTVILAGIYYAMPDAIQIGASWILPDNFTTCVTAYYAATTAIALYRWKREGIKASMYIT
- a CDS encoding zonular occludens toxin domain-containing protein encodes the protein MPCFAFTGKTGQGKGLCSAAFIGEYLQRGKLVATNMDIFPENFKDKYNKDIRIIRLPDIPTADDLRALGLGNPYPEDEDENALIMLDEVGVILNSRKWNQKGREELVSYIRHRRKYGFDMGFQIQGMGSLDTQVREDIIDYEVRCIKIQSLRIPIVSFFIKMATGKAFNKLPKSMRWHTAKFRNTETDMIDEVHRYTGKAVHHLYDTKQVISDEYPHGSYSLLTPWHLVGRYQPKPNYLKIVTNAFSYMILGFCAQFDKSCSDYLESKTRVHLQPVI
- a CDS encoding phage/plasmid replication protein, II/X family — encoded protein: MIDKEIICIPFKSEFLIQPELLFADEKIGRVHVDMQQVSLIAGVRMSAHDIEFAIDGDHSITGLSHPYESLPSSFSSLAVKIRQGGRLAPPFVEIKASPAKLLQGHNVCGPTCFRTCSMEMMGSFIEGMPDLADMLNLSGAWLSTFDATFSTRMKNNVIAEQVHKALRTVESGQTKYSRSGRVYESTNYWNEKSTHRSLKEYLKWLEVEKEIAELCAKVKKNPHDKVSHKRLDVLQNPKLIDWTTGLMRFEASIKSRYMRDLVLTHNDVDYQFPSSLLITEIVDFQKRYERETGRNLIYDVWKASFKDIFSALEGQDMNIYDDEDVMQRLKHKYFTITPKGNITYSKAQRVFGLYRRFVNEGYDNVRHSLPKKTFYRQLDLLLDIGMSKAQLQNLTGEGATNVVPMIRFVDVDFSNQYPDWYIEPVSRFVA